In Archangium violaceum, the following are encoded in one genomic region:
- the rsmG gene encoding 16S rRNA (guanine(527)-N(7))-methyltransferase RsmG: MDNARFADQIQQGCKALGVELGEDVTPRLQRLMGELLKWNAKVNLTAITAEEEVLEKHFLDSLAVLPEVEGAGSVLDVGAGAGFPGLPLKMARPSLAVTMVDAVGKKVGYLKAVIAVAGLGLTGTKAVHTRAEGKPEAEGLPRADRVIARAFMDLPDWLDLAPAYLAEGGHVVAMLGKAQGEDELRAQAEKRGLKLVSARAYRLPFSGAERQVASFAKQ; encoded by the coding sequence GTGGATAACGCGCGCTTCGCCGATCAGATTCAGCAGGGATGCAAGGCGTTGGGGGTGGAGTTGGGGGAGGACGTGACGCCGAGGCTGCAGCGGCTGATGGGCGAGCTGTTGAAGTGGAACGCGAAGGTGAACCTGACGGCGATCACCGCGGAGGAGGAGGTGCTGGAGAAGCACTTCCTGGACTCGCTGGCGGTGCTGCCGGAGGTGGAGGGAGCGGGGAGTGTGCTGGACGTGGGAGCGGGGGCGGGGTTCCCGGGGCTGCCGTTGAAGATGGCGAGGCCGTCGCTGGCGGTGACGATGGTGGACGCGGTGGGGAAGAAGGTGGGGTACCTGAAGGCGGTGATCGCGGTGGCGGGGCTGGGGCTGACGGGGACGAAGGCGGTGCACACGCGAGCGGAGGGCAAGCCGGAGGCGGAGGGGCTGCCGCGAGCGGACCGTGTGATTGCGCGAGCGTTCATGGACCTGCCGGACTGGCTGGACCTGGCGCCGGCGTACCTGGCGGAGGGCGGGCACGTGGTGGCGATGTTGGGCAAGGCGCAGGGCGAGGACGAGCTGCGAGCGCAGGCGGAGAAGCGGGGGCTGAAGCTGGTGTCGGCGCGAGC